A section of the Pediococcus inopinatus genome encodes:
- a CDS encoding CPBP family intramembrane glutamic endopeptidase yields MTINWKQIFFNFLKFIGMFFIYQIGTIPLQMASEMPNNHFFVLVAFVMYLITTAFMLVLFIQMYTTQLKTKNRGQFGRTKPTKKIVGFMIIIVIVWVLFIAFQIWLNRANALPQSENQQTVIAFAQAVPWWMALDAIVFAPIIEEILFRGFFFNWFFNSSDKKIQFIGVFLSGAVFGAVHDISSILGWLIYAMMGWLLAITYAYTKDIRYNIGLHMFNNLISMI; encoded by the coding sequence ATGACAATTAATTGGAAACAAATTTTCTTTAATTTTTTGAAATTTATTGGGATGTTTTTCATTTATCAAATTGGGACCATCCCGCTTCAAATGGCTTCTGAGATGCCAAATAATCATTTTTTTGTGCTGGTTGCTTTTGTGATGTATTTAATTACGACAGCCTTTATGTTAGTTCTGTTTATTCAGATGTATACAACGCAACTTAAAACAAAAAATCGCGGGCAGTTTGGTCGCACGAAGCCTACGAAAAAAATTGTGGGTTTTATGATAATAATTGTGATTGTGTGGGTTTTATTTATTGCTTTTCAAATCTGGTTGAACCGAGCTAATGCTTTACCACAATCAGAGAACCAGCAAACGGTTATCGCTTTTGCGCAAGCTGTTCCTTGGTGGATGGCGCTGGATGCCATCGTTTTCGCACCGATCATTGAAGAAATTTTGTTTCGAGGTTTTTTCTTTAATTGGTTTTTTAATTCATCTGACAAAAAAATTCAGTTTATTGGCGTATTTTTAAGTGGGGCCGTTTTTGGCGCTGTGCATGATATTAGTAGCATCCTCGGATGGCTAATCTATGCAATGATGGGATGGTTATTGGCAATTACGTATGCCTATACTAAAGATATTCGCTATAATATTGGGCTGCATATGTTTAATAACCTAATTTCAATGATTTAA
- a CDS encoding ABC transporter ATP-binding protein, translated as MVEINLKHIYKEYDGNSSYSVSDFNLDIKDKEFIVFVGPSGCGKSTTLRMIAGLEDITDGDLVMDGKVMNDVAPKDRDIAMVFQNYALYPNMTVFDNMGFGLKIQKMPKEEIQKKVENAAEILGLTEFLQRKPAALSGGQRQRVALGRAIVRNAKLFLLDEPLSNLDAKLRVQMRTQIAQLHQRLQTNMIYVTHDQVEAMTMADRIVIMNEGKIQQVGTPSQLYNEPVNKFVAGFMGSPAMNFFDATLRDGHVINDKGLNVVVPEGRLKKLVDQGYNNKKLVVGIRPEDIHTEQVAIQSMPDSVVDATVVVSELLGVDSMLYSKTGDTEFVAQVNARDYHEPGENVEMAFEMSKAHFFDMDTEATIE; from the coding sequence ATGGTTGAGATTAATTTAAAGCATATTTATAAAGAGTATGATGGGAATTCATCATATTCAGTAAGTGATTTTAACTTAGACATTAAAGATAAAGAATTTATTGTTTTTGTTGGTCCTTCTGGTTGTGGAAAATCCACAACTTTGCGAATGATAGCTGGGTTGGAGGACATTACTGATGGTGATTTGGTAATGGACGGAAAAGTTATGAACGATGTAGCTCCCAAGGATCGAGACATTGCAATGGTTTTCCAAAATTATGCATTATATCCAAATATGACGGTATTCGATAATATGGGTTTTGGATTAAAAATTCAAAAGATGCCTAAAGAAGAAATTCAAAAAAAAGTTGAGAACGCAGCTGAGATTCTTGGATTAACTGAATTCTTACAGCGAAAACCGGCTGCACTATCAGGTGGTCAGCGACAACGAGTTGCATTGGGAAGAGCGATTGTGCGAAATGCAAAATTATTTCTTTTAGATGAACCTTTGTCAAACTTGGATGCAAAGTTGCGTGTCCAGATGAGAACGCAGATTGCACAACTACATCAAAGATTACAAACAAACATGATTTATGTTACTCATGATCAGGTTGAGGCCATGACTATGGCTGATAGGATTGTAATTATGAATGAAGGTAAAATTCAGCAAGTAGGAACTCCTTCACAGCTTTACAATGAGCCAGTCAATAAATTTGTGGCAGGTTTTATGGGATCACCCGCAATGAATTTCTTTGATGCAACTTTACGTGATGGTCATGTTATTAATGATAAAGGCTTAAACGTTGTTGTTCCGGAGGGACGATTAAAGAAATTAGTTGATCAAGGATATAATAATAAAAAATTAGTTGTCGGTATTCGGCCTGAGGACATTCATACGGAACAAGTTGCAATTCAGTCTATGCCTGATTCGGTAGTAGACGCGACTGTTGTGGTTTCTGAGTTATTGGGGGTAGACTCAATGCTCTATTCTAAGACAGGAGATACAGAGTTTGTTGCGCAGGTTAATGCTAGAGATTATCATGAGCCTGGTGAAAATGTAGAAATGGCTTTTGAAATGAGTAAAGCACATTTCTTTGATATGGATACAGAAGCAACTATTGAATAA
- a CDS encoding glycoside hydrolase family 13 protein, whose protein sequence is MKSESNEHWWQSTVVYQIYPRSFQDSNGDGIGDIQGIISRLDYLKELGIGAIWLSPVYKSPNADNGYDISDYQDIMSEFGTMQDMNKLINEAKTRQIRIVMDLVVNHTSDEHKWFVEAKKSKENPYRDFYIWRDPVNGKEPNGLKASFGGSAWSFDKKSGQYYFHLFSEKQPDLNWENSQVRDSIWKMMNFWIEKGIGGFRMDVIDLIGKQPDQLITENGPRLHDYLQEMNSNTFSGKDMLTVGETWGATPENAELYSDPSRHELSMVFQFEHSMLDQKKNGEKWDLRALQVKDLKKVLYKWQTSLQHGWNSLFWNNHDLPRIVSRWGNDSKEYRVRSAKMFGIILHMMKGTPYVYQGEEIGMTNYPIKNISEVDDIESINMYKEREARGYKKDTIIQAINKKGRDNARTPMQWNNTKEAGFTTGVPWLHVNPNYSEINVEQALEDPKSVFYTYRKLINLRKHYKTIVWGNFIEIKEVPENVFAYVREDKDHKFIVIANFDQQKNLIKLPKYGIQKNIILGNYDEEMVDLTSYELRPYESFVIKVK, encoded by the coding sequence GTGAAAAGTGAAAGTAATGAACATTGGTGGCAATCAACAGTTGTTTACCAAATATATCCAAGAAGTTTTCAAGATTCCAATGGTGATGGAATTGGTGATATACAAGGAATTATTAGCCGATTAGATTATTTGAAAGAACTTGGAATTGGAGCAATTTGGTTAAGTCCGGTTTACAAATCTCCAAATGCAGATAATGGTTATGATATTTCAGATTATCAAGATATTATGTCCGAGTTCGGAACTATGCAAGATATGAACAAATTGATTAATGAGGCAAAAACCCGACAAATTAGAATTGTGATGGATTTGGTTGTGAATCACACTTCTGACGAGCACAAATGGTTTGTTGAGGCAAAAAAGTCAAAGGAAAATCCGTATAGAGATTTTTACATTTGGCGAGATCCAGTGAATGGTAAAGAACCCAATGGTCTAAAAGCTTCTTTTGGTGGAAGTGCATGGAGTTTTGACAAAAAATCCGGTCAATATTATTTTCACCTGTTTAGTGAAAAACAACCAGATCTTAACTGGGAGAATAGTCAAGTGAGAGATTCGATTTGGAAAATGATGAATTTCTGGATTGAAAAAGGAATTGGCGGATTTAGAATGGATGTTATTGATTTAATTGGCAAACAACCAGATCAGTTAATTACTGAAAATGGTCCAAGACTCCACGATTATCTTCAGGAAATGAACTCTAATACGTTTTCTGGAAAAGATATGCTTACGGTTGGTGAAACGTGGGGAGCAACTCCTGAAAATGCTGAATTGTATTCTGACCCAAGTCGGCATGAGCTTTCAATGGTGTTTCAGTTTGAACACAGTATGTTAGATCAAAAGAAGAATGGAGAAAAATGGGATTTAAGAGCACTTCAAGTGAAGGATCTAAAAAAGGTGCTATATAAGTGGCAAACGTCTTTGCAACACGGGTGGAACAGCTTGTTTTGGAATAATCATGATTTACCAAGAATTGTTTCCCGGTGGGGTAACGACTCTAAAGAGTATCGGGTAAGAAGTGCTAAAATGTTTGGAATTATCTTGCATATGATGAAAGGTACACCTTATGTTTATCAGGGCGAAGAAATTGGTATGACAAATTACCCTATAAAGAATATTTCTGAAGTGGATGACATTGAAAGCATCAATATGTATAAAGAACGAGAAGCTAGGGGATATAAGAAAGATACGATTATTCAAGCTATTAACAAAAAAGGTCGCGATAATGCCAGAACACCGATGCAGTGGAATAATACAAAAGAAGCTGGATTTACAACTGGTGTTCCTTGGTTACATGTGAACCCAAATTATAGTGAAATAAATGTTGAACAAGCATTAGAAGATCCCAAATCAGTTTTTTATACTTATAGAAAATTAATTAACTTGAGAAAGCATTACAAAACAATTGTTTGGGGTAATTTTATAGAAATTAAAGAGGTTCCGGAAAACGTATTTGCATATGTAAGAGAAGACAAGGATCACAAATTTATAGTAATTGCGAATTTTGATCAGCAAAAAAATCTGATTAAGCTACCAAAGTATGGTATCCAAAAAAATATAATTCTTGGAAATTATGACGAAGAGATGGTTGATTTAACCAGTTATGAATTGAGACCATATGAATCCTTTGTGATTAAAGTTAAATAG
- a CDS encoding glycoside hydrolase family 65 protein — MQRTFEIDPWKIVTHDLDKKNKRLQESMTSIGNGYMGMRGMFEEDYSADTHSGIYIGGVWYPDKTVVGWWKNGYPKYFGKVINAVNFDKVNVWLDDLKVDLAKIAIKDFELSLDMKTGILTRRFTVTEQNKNVRFTIQRFVSVTQKELFDVNYLIENLGDQPVTVKVVSEIDADVFNEDTNYDEKFWNLQTKEQTSNAGYLIAETKPNNFGTPQFTVGMEMTHKTDLKSVEQPDADQKVVNEFTGKLEAKQAVTFEKRVVVVTSRDYDDEATLKAGMQVLTNKVSDEPYQKLVEDQSQAWAKRWEKADVQITGDDAAQQGIRFNLFQLFSTFYGEDKRLNIGPKGFTGEKYGGATYWDTEGFAIPLYLSLADKKVSENLLEYRYNQLAGAFHNAREQGLKGALYPMVTFNGIENHNEWEITFEEIHRNGTIAYAIYNYTRYTGDETYLKTKGIDVLTAISRFWADRVHWSKRNGVYMIHGVTGPNEYENNVNNNWYTNLLAQWTLKYTLASLKKVSSEKLGELDVSETEKAQWQDIIDKIDLPEDKKLGIFVQNDCFLDKDLAPVSSIPKDQLPINQHWSWDKILRSPYIKQADVLQGIWYFIDQFPEDVKKRNFDFYEPLTVHESSLSASVHAILAADLHYEDKAVEMYGRTARLDLDNYNNDTVDGLHITSMTGSWLAIVQGFAGMRVKDDTLSFKPFLPKKWTSYQFRINFRERLIEVQVNQSGTKIHLLKGDPLDVKLNGKALNLVGGR; from the coding sequence ATGCAACGAACTTTTGAAATCGATCCATGGAAAATTGTTACGCATGACCTTGATAAAAAGAATAAACGGCTTCAGGAGTCCATGACCAGTATTGGCAATGGTTATATGGGGATGCGGGGGATGTTTGAAGAAGACTATTCTGCTGATACACACTCCGGAATTTATATTGGTGGAGTTTGGTATCCTGATAAAACAGTTGTTGGTTGGTGGAAAAATGGTTATCCAAAGTATTTTGGGAAAGTTATTAACGCGGTGAATTTTGACAAGGTAAATGTTTGGTTAGATGATCTAAAAGTTGATTTAGCAAAGATTGCGATCAAAGATTTTGAATTATCTTTGGATATGAAAACCGGAATCTTAACTCGTCGATTTACGGTAACTGAACAAAATAAAAACGTGCGTTTTACTATTCAACGTTTTGTAAGCGTTACCCAAAAAGAGCTTTTTGATGTCAATTATCTAATTGAAAATTTAGGCGATCAGCCTGTCACAGTCAAGGTTGTTTCTGAAATTGACGCTGATGTTTTCAATGAAGATACGAATTATGATGAAAAATTCTGGAATTTACAGACAAAAGAACAAACTTCTAATGCTGGCTATTTAATTGCAGAAACAAAGCCTAACAACTTTGGCACGCCACAATTTACGGTTGGCATGGAAATGACCCATAAAACAGATCTCAAATCTGTTGAGCAACCAGATGCTGACCAGAAGGTAGTCAATGAGTTTACAGGTAAACTTGAAGCCAAACAGGCGGTCACGTTTGAAAAACGAGTAGTTGTCGTCACATCTCGTGATTATGATGATGAGGCTACTTTAAAGGCTGGAATGCAGGTTTTAACAAATAAAGTTTCTGATGAGCCTTATCAAAAACTTGTAGAAGACCAGTCGCAGGCCTGGGCAAAACGCTGGGAAAAAGCAGATGTGCAAATTACTGGCGATGATGCCGCTCAACAAGGCATTCGGTTCAACTTGTTTCAATTATTTTCGACATTTTATGGTGAAGATAAGCGTTTGAATATTGGGCCGAAAGGATTTACTGGTGAGAAATATGGTGGTGCTACTTATTGGGATACTGAAGGATTTGCTATTCCGTTATATCTATCTCTAGCGGATAAAAAAGTGTCAGAAAATTTGCTGGAATATCGCTATAATCAATTGGCAGGAGCATTTCACAATGCCCGTGAGCAAGGCCTTAAGGGCGCGTTATATCCGATGGTAACGTTCAACGGGATTGAGAATCATAACGAATGGGAAATCACGTTTGAAGAAATTCATCGAAACGGCACGATTGCCTATGCTATTTATAATTACACGCGCTATACCGGTGATGAAACATACTTAAAAACTAAGGGCATTGATGTTTTAACGGCCATTTCACGATTCTGGGCTGATCGGGTTCACTGGTCAAAACGGAATGGTGTTTACATGATTCATGGCGTTACAGGACCCAATGAGTATGAAAATAATGTGAACAATAACTGGTACACTAACTTGTTGGCACAGTGGACTTTGAAGTATACATTGGCATCACTGAAAAAAGTGAGTTCTGAAAAGCTAGGTGAACTTGATGTTTCTGAAACCGAAAAGGCACAGTGGCAAGATATTATTGATAAGATAGATCTTCCTGAAGATAAGAAGCTAGGAATCTTTGTTCAAAACGACTGTTTCTTAGATAAAGATTTAGCACCCGTTTCGTCGATTCCAAAGGATCAATTACCAATTAATCAGCACTGGTCTTGGGACAAAATTTTACGGTCTCCATACATTAAACAGGCAGATGTGCTCCAAGGAATTTGGTATTTCATTGATCAGTTTCCTGAAGATGTTAAGAAACGGAACTTTGATTTCTATGAACCACTAACGGTACATGAATCCAGTCTTTCCGCTTCTGTTCATGCCATTTTGGCGGCTGACTTACATTATGAAGACAAAGCAGTTGAAATGTATGGCCGGACAGCTCGGTTAGATTTGGATAATTATAATAATGATACCGTAGATGGCCTCCATATCACTTCGATGACTGGTAGTTGGTTAGCAATTGTTCAAGGATTTGCAGGAATGCGGGTCAAAGACGATACCTTGTCCTTTAAACCATTCTTACCAAAAAAATGGACTTCCTATCAATTCCGGATAAACTTCAGAGAGCGATTAATTGAAGTTCAAGTAAATCAATCTGGAACTAAGATTCATTTATTGAAGGGTGACCCATTAGATGTGAAATTAAATGGGAAAGCTTTGAATTTAGTGGGAGGTCGATAG
- a CDS encoding ABC transporter substrate-binding protein, which yields MKKSTKLLVGLTSMLSLSLLLGGCGNSSSKSTTIQFFSTKTENAGTYKQLISQFEKKNPNIKVQLSSPSNAGTVLKSDLAKNSIPDVMAVSGDVNYQQVQRAGVLEDLSGESFTKTTMPAYQKMITSISKGSKLDAVPYATNASGIVYNKTLFAKAGITKTPTTWNELIADAKTLKAHGITPFELPFQDSWTTMGVFNQLDSNMINGSWINKRLANKTTYLSSHKAVVQKYLTLSKYAQSDYMGTSYNDGTKALAEGKAAMMINGNFVIPQAKQLKKNVKLDMFKMPVNNDSSKNKVTSGIDVAFAISKKSKNQAADKKFVKFLMSKKSSQLYNKQQFSFSAIKGVAQKDASLEGISSYLTKGDVVNYPDHYYPDGFDMTAVLTQTGVNQTKGMSDSKNITATLKKADKAFDSANVKD from the coding sequence ATGAAGAAGAGTACAAAATTATTAGTCGGTTTGACGAGCATGTTGTCATTATCATTGTTACTTGGCGGATGTGGTAATTCATCTTCCAAGTCGACAACAATTCAATTTTTTTCAACCAAAACAGAAAATGCCGGAACGTATAAACAATTAATTTCTCAATTTGAAAAGAAAAATCCAAATATTAAAGTGCAATTATCATCACCAAGTAACGCAGGAACAGTTTTAAAGTCTGACTTGGCCAAAAATTCAATTCCTGATGTTATGGCAGTTAGTGGAGATGTAAATTATCAGCAAGTACAAAGAGCTGGTGTTTTGGAAGATTTAAGTGGTGAATCGTTTACGAAGACGACGATGCCTGCGTACCAAAAAATGATTACATCAATTTCCAAGGGAAGCAAGCTAGATGCAGTACCTTATGCAACTAATGCATCTGGTATCGTTTATAATAAAACATTATTTGCTAAGGCTGGAATCACTAAAACTCCAACTACATGGAATGAATTAATTGCTGATGCAAAGACCTTAAAAGCACATGGTATTACACCATTTGAATTACCTTTCCAGGATAGTTGGACCACAATGGGAGTCTTCAACCAGCTGGATTCAAACATGATTAATGGTTCATGGATCAATAAACGACTGGCTAATAAAACAACATACTTGAGTTCACATAAGGCGGTTGTGCAAAAATATTTAACTCTTAGTAAGTATGCACAATCTGATTACATGGGTACTTCGTACAACGATGGGACAAAAGCTTTAGCTGAAGGAAAAGCAGCCATGATGATCAATGGTAACTTTGTAATTCCACAAGCTAAGCAATTAAAGAAGAATGTCAAATTAGACATGTTTAAGATGCCTGTTAATAATGATAGCAGTAAAAATAAAGTTACATCAGGTATTGATGTTGCGTTTGCTATCTCTAAAAAATCAAAGAATCAAGCAGCTGATAAGAAGTTCGTTAAATTTTTGATGAGTAAAAAGAGTTCGCAATTATATAATAAACAGCAATTCTCTTTCTCAGCAATTAAGGGCGTTGCACAGAAAGATGCTTCACTTGAAGGAATTTCTTCTTACCTGACTAAAGGTGATGTTGTAAATTATCCAGATCACTATTATCCAGATGGCTTTGATATGACTGCAGTTCTTACACAAACAGGTGTAAATCAAACTAAAGGCATGAGCGATTCTAAAAATATTACAGCAACTTTAAAAAAAGCTGATAAAGCGTTTGATTCGGCAAATGTAAAGGATTAG
- a CDS encoding aldose epimerase family protein, with amino-acid sequence MKISQQIHNQSTWFTLTNDHNISVIISDFGATVIAINTPDKDGHVANITLGFMHSHDYAKHHDYFGASVARVAGRLGNTTWEGHQLDKNSDPNHIHGGAHPSISYSHWGLIKLIKTETQVGVVLRYVSPAGENGYPGRLTIFAMFVLDKTNKFTITYFGETDATTLFNPTTHIYFNLSGNAQDRIDNHQLTLQADAIAETDTNKVPTGKFLQVADTPYDFRKTGALGKQLAKLPNGLDTPFKLNQITDSHPQLKLFDPKSGRRVAIHTNSNAMILFSTTGFEGDFLVDGNRKMTSQLGLAIEPQMLPDAPNHPDFGNIVIKPGDPLIYQNTYTFN; translated from the coding sequence ATGAAAATTTCCCAACAAATTCATAATCAATCCACTTGGTTCACTTTAACCAATGACCATAATATTTCAGTCATTATTAGCGACTTTGGAGCCACTGTCATTGCCATTAATACCCCTGACAAAGACGGTCATGTCGCCAACATTACTTTGGGATTCATGCATTCTCATGACTATGCGAAGCACCATGACTATTTTGGCGCAAGCGTTGCGCGAGTTGCCGGACGTTTAGGTAACACTACTTGGGAAGGCCATCAGTTGGATAAAAATAGTGATCCCAATCATATCCATGGTGGTGCTCACCCCTCTATTAGCTACTCGCATTGGGGTCTGATTAAACTCATTAAGACAGAAACACAAGTGGGTGTCGTTTTGCGTTATGTAAGTCCAGCAGGTGAAAATGGTTACCCAGGACGACTGACAATTTTTGCCATGTTTGTTTTGGATAAAACTAATAAATTCACAATTACTTATTTTGGCGAAACTGATGCGACAACCTTATTCAATCCAACAACCCATATCTACTTTAATTTGTCAGGAAATGCCCAAGACCGAATCGATAATCACCAATTAACCCTACAGGCAGATGCTATTGCCGAAACAGATACAAATAAAGTGCCAACCGGAAAATTTCTTCAAGTAGCTGATACACCTTATGACTTCCGAAAAACTGGTGCTTTGGGTAAGCAACTCGCAAAACTCCCAAATGGATTAGACACCCCTTTTAAACTAAATCAGATCACAGATAGTCATCCCCAGTTAAAATTATTTGATCCCAAATCTGGTCGCCGAGTTGCAATTCACACCAATTCTAATGCCATGATTCTATTTTCCACAACCGGTTTTGAAGGCGACTTTTTGGTTGATGGCAATCGAAAAATGACGTCACAGTTAGGCTTAGCGATAGAACCTCAGATGTTACCAGACGCACCCAATCACCCAGACTTTGGTAACATTGTTATTAAACCCGGAGATCCCTTGATTTATCAAAATACGTATACGTTCAACTGA
- a CDS encoding carbohydrate ABC transporter permease produces MKSRKKGKKIPFTYYMMVVPIGILFFIFHTVPFLRGVFYSFTNWTGYGSWKFVGLKNYLYMFGNGNITDAYWFTFKFALFATVLVNAIALAIAIGLNSKIKFQNFLKAVYFLPYMLGSLIVGFVFKFIFGNLIPQFGHFMHFPALYNNILGTTHAWIGILIVTIWQGLAFNTLIYLAGLQSVDPEIYEAASLDGVGPWQKFRNITFPLIAPFFTINLVLSVKGYLMVFDQIMAMTNGGPGNSTTSISVEIYTQGFQGSQFAIQSANAVVLFLVVLVISLIQLRILNKREEKLS; encoded by the coding sequence ATGAAAAGTAGGAAAAAAGGGAAAAAGATACCGTTCACTTATTATATGATGGTTGTGCCAATTGGTATTCTATTTTTCATTTTCCACACGGTTCCATTTCTTCGTGGAGTGTTTTATAGCTTTACTAACTGGACCGGCTATGGTTCATGGAAGTTTGTTGGACTAAAAAATTATTTATATATGTTTGGAAATGGCAATATTACAGACGCGTATTGGTTCACCTTCAAGTTTGCCTTGTTTGCAACCGTGTTAGTTAATGCAATTGCGCTTGCTATTGCTATTGGATTGAACAGTAAAATTAAGTTTCAAAATTTCTTAAAAGCAGTTTATTTTTTGCCTTACATGTTAGGAAGTTTAATTGTAGGATTCGTGTTCAAGTTTATTTTTGGAAATTTGATTCCACAATTTGGACATTTTATGCATTTTCCCGCTTTATACAACAACATATTAGGTACGACGCATGCTTGGATTGGAATTTTGATTGTTACTATTTGGCAAGGCCTAGCATTTAACACATTAATTTATTTGGCAGGTTTACAGTCTGTAGATCCGGAAATATATGAAGCTGCATCACTAGATGGAGTTGGACCATGGCAGAAGTTCAGGAACATTACATTTCCACTGATTGCCCCATTCTTTACTATTAATTTAGTGCTGTCAGTAAAAGGTTATCTGATGGTATTTGATCAAATTATGGCAATGACTAACGGTGGACCCGGAAATAGTACGACCTCCATTTCAGTTGAAATATATACTCAAGGTTTTCAAGGATCACAGTTTGCTATTCAATCTGCCAATGCAGTGGTGCTATTCTTGGTAGTTCTTGTAATATCACTGATTCAGTTAAGAATCTTAAATAAACGAGAGGAGAAATTAAGCTAA
- a CDS encoding carbohydrate ABC transporter permease translates to MQANVKVNNNAPRPKKHAKNKHINWTLTSVLMVIAIFAILGPIYITIVIALKDPSQMTNILSLPKKLHWENFANAWSMTNFPRMFFNTLFITVVNIIFTIFTNSMAAYVITRYRLKNKFFNMMYYYFISAMFIPFNVIMLPLVKEVSAFHMDNIIGITFLYIVFGLPQNIFLYSGFVKGIPTALEEAAIMDGAKPYQVFFKVIFPLMKPMHATVAILSFMWTWNDFLMPLVLLSDPHQQTLQLAQYVFQGQFATQYNLAFASYVLVLLPVLLMYVFFQKYIIAGVTSGSVK, encoded by the coding sequence ATGCAAGCAAATGTAAAAGTGAACAATAATGCGCCTCGACCAAAGAAACATGCAAAAAATAAACACATTAACTGGACGCTTACGAGTGTTTTAATGGTCATTGCGATATTTGCAATACTCGGTCCAATCTATATAACAATAGTAATTGCATTAAAGGATCCTTCACAAATGACAAATATCCTTTCTTTGCCTAAAAAACTACATTGGGAAAACTTTGCTAATGCCTGGTCAATGACCAATTTTCCCCGAATGTTTTTTAACACCTTATTTATTACCGTGGTAAATATTATATTTACGATCTTTACTAACTCAATGGCAGCTTATGTAATTACTAGATACAGGTTAAAAAATAAATTTTTTAATATGATGTACTACTATTTTATAAGTGCCATGTTTATTCCATTTAATGTAATCATGCTTCCTTTGGTAAAAGAGGTAAGTGCATTTCATATGGATAATATCATTGGAATTACTTTTCTATATATTGTGTTCGGGTTACCACAAAATATCTTCCTTTATTCAGGTTTTGTAAAAGGAATTCCGACAGCTTTGGAAGAAGCTGCAATTATGGATGGTGCAAAGCCGTATCAAGTATTCTTTAAAGTGATTTTTCCATTGATGAAGCCAATGCATGCAACCGTAGCAATTCTTTCGTTTATGTGGACTTGGAATGATTTCTTAATGCCACTGGTATTATTGAGTGATCCGCATCAGCAAACTTTGCAATTGGCGCAATATGTTTTTCAAGGGCAATTTGCTACACAATATAACTTAGCGTTTGCTTCGTATGTATTGGTGTTATTACCAGTGTTACTAATGTATGTCTTCTTCCAGAAATATATTATTGCTGGTGTAACGAGTGGTTCTGTTAAATAA
- the pgmB gene encoding beta-phosphoglucomutase, with protein MQGVLFDLDGVITDTAKFHFKAWSRLAKEKLGVVLPASFESDLKGISRIDSMNRILKFAKMADKYSAAEVDAMAQYKNDLYLKEIGKLTQADILPGIENLLDELAANKVKLSVASASKNAPFILEKLGLRQQFDAIADPAKVAHGKPAPDIFLEAAAKINADPTQCVGIEDAKAGVQAIKAAGAIAVGVGNPSDLAEADTVVSSTEELTYSVLALAFQK; from the coding sequence ATGCAAGGTGTTTTGTTTGATTTAGATGGGGTTATTACAGATACCGCAAAATTTCATTTCAAAGCTTGGAGCCGTTTGGCTAAAGAGAAATTAGGAGTGGTCCTACCAGCTAGTTTTGAAAGTGACCTTAAAGGAATTAGCCGAATTGACTCCATGAACCGAATCTTGAAATTTGCCAAAATGGCAGACAAATATTCGGCAGCTGAGGTTGATGCAATGGCCCAGTATAAAAATGACTTGTATCTAAAAGAGATTGGCAAACTGACCCAGGCTGATATTTTACCTGGCATCGAGAATCTTTTAGATGAATTGGCAGCAAACAAAGTAAAATTGTCAGTTGCCTCAGCAAGTAAAAATGCGCCATTCATTTTAGAGAAGCTAGGGTTGCGTCAGCAATTTGATGCAATTGCAGATCCAGCCAAGGTAGCACACGGGAAACCAGCTCCAGACATTTTTCTTGAAGCGGCGGCCAAAATTAATGCAGATCCAACGCAGTGTGTGGGGATTGAAGATGCGAAGGCTGGCGTGCAAGCAATTAAGGCCGCAGGAGCAATTGCAGTGGGTGTTGGTAATCCGAGCGATTTGGCTGAAGCTGATACAGTGGTTTCCAGTACTGAAGAATTAACGTATTCAGTGTTAGCACTGGCTTTTCAAAAATAG